One genomic segment of Hymenobacter psoromatis includes these proteins:
- a CDS encoding sensor histidine kinase, translating to MRLETKLGLFNGLSKLLLVLLGALLIPPVVQRVAIVHTDQHLREKKQLLQQLIERDGLTQFLRTERDESYADYNILKQEYITITPLPAYPSGQAGPPTERIFEEPRQVGQQVEDFRILSYVAPLRVPARGTSTPNGAAPRRYRLEIGSSLATVELLTTTLRRLALWVLAAGVLVTVFTDAAFAHYSLGPLRELLSRKLRSIRQPGEFSFQRLDTDTTDFRQLDDSLSALMRQLQASFEKEREFMSNVSHELLTPTSILQSRFENMLQDPTLDEPHARQIVESQRTLYRLRNTVRTLLLIANIENEQYLRDENVSLTRTVRDVAEELDDRRQQREIELHVDLKPDYVVLRANATLLHTLLRNLLSNAVKYNNEGGQIRVLGRPTPAGGYQLRVEDDGPGIAAENLPLLFDRFRRFHATGPKAPEGYGLGLPIAQTIATFHHATLRAESVVGRGTAFVLEFA from the coding sequence ATGAGACTCGAAACCAAGCTGGGCCTCTTTAATGGGCTTTCCAAGCTGCTGCTGGTGCTGCTGGGGGCGCTGCTGATTCCGCCGGTGGTGCAGCGCGTGGCCATCGTGCACACCGACCAGCACCTGCGCGAGAAAAAGCAGCTGCTGCAGCAGCTCATTGAGCGCGACGGGCTGACGCAGTTTTTGCGGACTGAGCGCGACGAGAGCTACGCCGACTACAATATTCTCAAGCAGGAATACATCACCATTACGCCCCTACCGGCCTACCCCAGCGGCCAGGCCGGGCCGCCCACCGAGCGTATCTTCGAGGAGCCCCGGCAGGTGGGCCAGCAGGTAGAAGACTTCCGGATTCTGAGCTACGTGGCCCCGTTGCGGGTGCCAGCGCGCGGCACCAGCACTCCCAACGGGGCCGCGCCCCGGCGCTACCGCCTCGAAATCGGCTCGTCCCTAGCTACCGTGGAGCTGCTTACCACTACGCTGCGGCGGCTAGCGCTGTGGGTGCTGGCGGCCGGCGTGCTCGTTACGGTGTTTACCGACGCAGCCTTTGCCCACTACTCGCTGGGACCGTTGCGCGAGCTGCTCTCGCGCAAGCTGCGTAGCATCCGGCAGCCGGGCGAGTTCTCGTTTCAGCGCTTGGATACGGACACGACCGACTTCCGGCAGCTCGACGACTCGCTCTCGGCCCTGATGCGGCAGCTGCAAGCTTCGTTTGAGAAGGAGCGCGAGTTTATGAGCAACGTGAGCCACGAGCTGCTCACGCCCACCAGTATCCTGCAATCGCGCTTCGAGAACATGCTGCAAGACCCCACCCTGGATGAGCCGCACGCCCGCCAGATAGTGGAAAGCCAGCGCACGCTCTACCGCCTGCGTAATACCGTGCGCACCCTACTGCTCATCGCCAACATCGAAAATGAGCAGTACCTGCGCGACGAAAACGTGAGCCTGACCCGCACCGTGCGCGACGTGGCCGAGGAGCTGGACGACCGCCGCCAGCAGCGCGAAATTGAGCTGCACGTGGACCTCAAGCCCGATTACGTGGTGCTGCGCGCCAACGCCACGCTGCTGCACACGCTGCTACGTAATTTGCTTTCCAACGCCGTTAAGTACAATAATGAGGGCGGCCAGATTCGGGTGCTGGGCCGCCCTACCCCCGCCGGCGGCTACCAGCTGCGGGTGGAGGACGACGGCCCCGGCATCGCGGCCGAAAACCTGCCGCTGCTCTTCGACCGCTTCCGGCGCTTCCACGCTACCGGCCCCAAAGCGCCCGAGGGCTACGGCCTGGGCCTGCCCATCGCCCAAACCATCGCCACCTTTCACCACGCTACCCTGCGGGCCGAGTCGGTGGTGGGCCGGGGCACGGCCTTCGTGCTGGAGTTTGCGTAA
- a CDS encoding outer membrane beta-barrel protein, producing MREWVVLMVVAGWPVGARAQVLAAKAPPTVSWGGRAGLTYANTDFNAGSPPPPTPLATTWRPGFTAGFWVSIALPHRWLLRQEYSFEQLSGELVGGPRYTLRYLSLPLLLGYYVHPRVQLLAGPRFDLLVQAQQQLNGQTTDITHDTEERGLAATAGLEVALSRHLDLGARYMQGLNHIGIGQRSAVREFKFEAVQLTTSVRF from the coding sequence ATGCGCGAGTGGGTAGTGCTGATGGTAGTGGCCGGTTGGCCGGTAGGCGCGCGTGCCCAAGTGCTAGCGGCTAAAGCGCCGCCGACGGTGAGCTGGGGCGGCCGGGCGGGGCTCACGTATGCCAACACGGACTTCAACGCGGGTAGTCCGCCGCCGCCTACCCCCCTGGCTACTACCTGGCGGCCGGGCTTCACGGCGGGCTTCTGGGTGAGCATCGCGCTGCCCCACCGCTGGCTGCTGCGGCAGGAATACAGCTTCGAGCAGCTGAGCGGCGAGTTGGTGGGCGGCCCCCGCTACACCCTGCGCTACCTGTCGCTGCCGCTGCTGCTGGGCTACTATGTGCACCCCAGGGTGCAGCTGCTGGCCGGCCCCCGGTTCGACCTGCTGGTGCAGGCCCAGCAGCAGCTAAATGGCCAGACCACCGACATCACCCACGACACCGAGGAGCGCGGCTTGGCGGCCACGGCTGGCCTCGAAGTAGCCCTGAGCCGCCACCTGGACCTGGGAGCCCGGTATATGCAGGGGCTCAACCACATTGGTATCGGGCAGCGCTCAGCGGTGCGCGAGTTCAAGTTTGAGGCCGTGCAGCTGACGACCAGCGTCCGGTTTTAG
- a CDS encoding SDR family NAD(P)-dependent oxidoreductase → MESSPKIALITGANRGLGLEIARQLGQRHYLVLLGARHEAAGRAAAALLVSEGLRAHYLPLDITLPDSVAQAAATVERDYGRLDVLVNNAVYFTRENQNPSQIAPDLLHHYLNTNFVAQVAVTQACLPLLHRSAAGRIVNMSSSIGSFATMGETLHTTPRLAAATPLGYSASKAALNMFTTLLAKELRLTSIKVNSADPGRTQTDMGGPDAPNTVEYGAKVAVWLACLDEDGPTGGFFAYQKANNW, encoded by the coding sequence ATGGAAAGCTCTCCCAAAATCGCCCTCATTACTGGGGCCAACCGGGGCCTGGGCCTCGAAATTGCCCGCCAGCTCGGCCAGCGCCACTACCTGGTGCTGCTGGGGGCGCGCCACGAAGCCGCCGGCCGGGCCGCCGCCGCCCTGCTGGTGAGCGAAGGGCTGCGGGCCCACTACCTGCCGCTCGATATTACGCTGCCCGACAGCGTGGCCCAGGCCGCCGCCACGGTCGAGCGCGACTACGGCCGGCTCGATGTGCTGGTCAACAACGCGGTGTACTTCACCCGCGAAAATCAGAACCCCTCGCAAATTGCCCCCGACCTGCTGCACCACTACCTGAATACCAATTTCGTGGCCCAGGTGGCCGTTACGCAGGCGTGCCTGCCGCTGCTGCACCGGAGCGCGGCCGGCCGCATCGTGAATATGTCCAGCTCCATTGGCTCGTTTGCCACGATGGGCGAAACCCTGCACACCACCCCCCGCCTGGCGGCGGCCACGCCCCTGGGCTACTCGGCCTCGAAGGCGGCCCTGAACATGTTTACTACCCTGCTGGCCAAAGAGCTGCGGCTCACCAGCATTAAGGTGAACAGCGCCGACCCCGGCCGCACCCAGACCGACATGGGCGGCCCCGACGCGCCCAACACCGTCGAGTACGGGGCCAAAGTGGCTGTGTGGCTAGCCTGTCTGGATGAAGACGGGCCAACGGGTGGCTTCTTTGCCTACCAGAAGGCCAATAATTGGTAG
- a CDS encoding ATP-binding cassette domain-containing protein yields MALLLVSFEHVTVRHLNRVLFPDLSLRVEPGRHLALVGPSGAGKSALLAALAGQLLLTGGAATYPGLAAAAHQRHPADPLASWRQVVSLVGPRAPFRARPGGSELYYQQRFEATAAEVPTVREYLAATPPAPGVAWTYARVVARLRLEQLQDQPLIQLSNGETKRLRLAKALLRNPLLLLLDNPLAGLDAASRVNFGALLAEVAAAGATVVLATAPAEIPALITHVVELAGGKIRHLRPAADYVPPAPPTPSLPNEAALRALWPPAPPAFTTLVKLENVTVRYGERLILDKLNWEIKPGERWALLGPNGAGKSTVLSLLNGDNPQAYSQKITLFDRRRGTGESIWAIKRRIGYASPELLQYFPGQPTCLQVVASGFADTLGPGRPTPTQLAEARQWLAVLHLAEHAAQPLRQAPASVQRLCLVARALVKNPPLLLLDEPGQGLDAAQQPYFRAVLDVICALSPVALVYVSHHAADIPGSVTRVLELPFNPAPPTRDLAQPPR; encoded by the coding sequence ATGGCACTTCTGCTGGTTAGCTTCGAGCACGTAACCGTGCGGCACCTCAACCGGGTGCTGTTTCCCGACCTTAGCCTGCGCGTAGAGCCTGGCCGGCACCTGGCGCTGGTGGGACCCAGCGGCGCGGGTAAAAGCGCGCTGCTGGCCGCCCTGGCCGGGCAATTGCTGCTCACGGGCGGCGCGGCCACTTACCCCGGCCTGGCGGCCGCCGCCCACCAGCGCCACCCCGCCGACCCGCTGGCCAGTTGGCGGCAGGTGGTGAGCCTGGTGGGGCCGCGCGCGCCCTTCCGGGCGCGGCCGGGGGGTAGCGAACTCTACTACCAGCAGCGCTTCGAGGCCACGGCCGCCGAGGTGCCTACCGTGCGCGAGTACCTGGCGGCTACGCCGCCCGCGCCCGGCGTGGCCTGGACCTACGCCCGCGTGGTGGCCCGCCTGCGCCTGGAGCAGCTGCAAGACCAGCCGCTCATTCAGCTTTCCAACGGCGAAACCAAGCGCCTGCGCCTAGCTAAAGCGCTGCTGCGCAACCCCCTGCTTTTACTACTCGACAATCCACTAGCCGGCCTCGACGCGGCCAGCCGGGTTAATTTTGGCGCGTTGCTGGCCGAAGTGGCGGCGGCCGGAGCCACGGTAGTACTGGCCACCGCGCCGGCCGAGATTCCAGCCCTCATCACCCACGTGGTAGAGCTGGCAGGGGGCAAAATCCGGCACCTGCGGCCCGCCGCCGACTACGTGCCCCCAGCGCCCCCTACCCCCTCACTACCCAACGAAGCTGCCCTGCGGGCGCTGTGGCCGCCCGCACCGCCCGCGTTCACCACCCTCGTGAAGCTCGAAAACGTGACCGTGCGCTACGGCGAGCGGCTGATTCTGGATAAGCTGAATTGGGAAATCAAGCCCGGCGAGCGCTGGGCGCTGCTGGGGCCAAATGGCGCGGGCAAGTCCACGGTACTCAGCTTACTGAATGGCGACAACCCGCAGGCGTACAGCCAAAAAATCACGCTCTTCGACCGGCGGCGGGGCACGGGCGAGAGCATTTGGGCTATCAAGCGGCGCATCGGCTACGCCTCGCCCGAGCTGCTGCAGTATTTCCCCGGCCAGCCCACCTGCCTGCAAGTGGTGGCCTCGGGCTTCGCCGATACGCTGGGGCCGGGCCGCCCTACCCCCACCCAACTGGCCGAAGCCCGCCAGTGGCTGGCCGTGCTGCACTTGGCCGAGCACGCGGCCCAGCCGCTGCGCCAGGCCCCAGCCAGCGTGCAGCGCCTGTGCCTGGTAGCCCGCGCACTGGTCAAAAACCCACCGTTGCTACTGCTCGACGAGCCCGGCCAGGGCCTCGATGCCGCGCAGCAGCCCTATTTCCGGGCCGTGCTGGACGTTATTTGCGCCCTGAGCCCGGTGGCGCTGGTGTACGTGAGCCACCACGCGGCCGACATTCCCGGCAGCGTAACGCGGGTGCTGGAGCTGCCTTTTAATCCTGCGCCTCCCACACGCGACCTAGCGCAGCCGCCGCGATAG
- a CDS encoding AAA family ATPase, with protein MPTLPSSPTAALGLVVGKFWPPHWGHQLLLETAAAQVAELLVLVYANPDDLRHPAPTRAAWLRELYRGDDAALGPRIGPTPLRIIALTAEADALPPDAAPDLIHCAFVRQWLAHHGYQPSVVFSSEAYGPGLAAHLGAAHVMVDEARRQVPVSGTELKLELGIEMEELPAENPSIFTLNSTLIHPFVAAQYGAVPPTPVPRLVLLGAESSGKTTLCQALAEALDTAWVPEYGRILHEQKNGALAYEDLLYIGRRQLELEDAATPHARGWLFCDTNATTTALYSYYYFHRCDPALQALARVCRARYARTFVCRPTVPFAQDGWRGPEALRQFQHGAILMQLDMLGIPYVLLDGSVEERVAQVRAALG; from the coding sequence ATGCCTACCCTACCTTCTTCCCCTACGGCCGCGCTGGGCCTCGTCGTGGGCAAGTTCTGGCCACCGCATTGGGGCCACCAGCTGCTGCTCGAAACCGCCGCCGCCCAGGTGGCCGAACTGCTGGTGCTCGTGTATGCCAACCCCGACGACCTGCGGCATCCGGCCCCGACGCGCGCCGCCTGGCTGCGTGAGCTGTACCGGGGCGACGATGCGGCCCTGGGTCCGCGCATCGGCCCTACCCCGCTGCGCATCATCGCCCTCACCGCCGAAGCCGATGCCCTGCCCCCCGATGCTGCCCCGGACCTCATCCACTGCGCGTTCGTACGCCAGTGGCTGGCCCACCACGGCTACCAGCCCAGCGTAGTTTTCAGCAGCGAAGCCTACGGCCCCGGCCTGGCCGCGCACCTCGGCGCAGCGCACGTGATGGTGGATGAGGCGCGTCGGCAAGTACCCGTTAGCGGCACCGAATTGAAGTTGGAATTGGGAATCGAGATGGAAGAATTACCAGCTGAGAATCCCTCCATCTTCACGCTGAATTCCACTTTAATTCACCCCTTTGTGGCGGCGCAGTACGGGGCGGTGCCGCCTACCCCCGTGCCGCGCCTGGTGCTGCTGGGGGCCGAAAGCAGCGGCAAAACGACCCTCTGCCAGGCGCTGGCCGAGGCGCTGGATACCGCGTGGGTGCCCGAATACGGCCGCATTCTGCACGAGCAAAAAAACGGCGCGCTCGCCTACGAGGACCTGCTCTACATCGGCCGCCGCCAGCTGGAGCTGGAAGATGCCGCCACGCCCCACGCCCGCGGCTGGCTCTTCTGCGACACCAACGCGACTACCACGGCGCTGTATTCCTACTATTATTTTCACCGCTGCGACCCCGCCCTGCAGGCCCTGGCGCGGGTGTGCCGGGCGCGCTACGCCCGCACCTTCGTGTGCCGGCCCACGGTGCCCTTCGCCCAGGATGGCTGGCGCGGCCCCGAGGCGCTGCGCCAATTTCAGCACGGCGCCATTCTGATGCAGCTGGATATGCTGGGCATTCCGTATGTTTTGCTCGATGGCTCAGTGGAGGAAAGGGTAGCGCAGGTGCGGGCGGCGTTGGGATGA
- a CDS encoding tetratricopeptide repeat protein yields MDSFPPLPPERLPQRGNIEERQVRITELEDRYAHLLLDNSDKKRLLKDKANIQKLLAEEYTEAFAYDKAVEAYKKAIALQKILLANNEIQGELLFNLAMVYHRNQQFDNSLALFQNCKLISTEENYGVIYHGIGVVYAEQRSWSLALLNYRQALSWNKKVGKLQGLGTTHFQIGILYVEQEEWVLALYHYRKSITLDQESGNEYMRGSTYSQIGKVYAKQYQWGLALENFKQAVLWKQEHGSEFSVGITYYQIGQAYQEQGESNLALKAYQDALEWDTKTGNDIQLGTICFQIGTVYELQEKFSEAQEWYEKAMINLARYDHPAHPIAAAALGRVWEAQD; encoded by the coding sequence GTGGATTCTTTTCCTCCTTTGCCGCCCGAGCGGTTGCCGCAAAGAGGAAATATCGAGGAAAGGCAGGTGCGGATTACTGAGTTGGAAGACCGGTACGCGCACTTGTTACTGGATAATAGCGATAAGAAGCGGCTATTGAAAGACAAGGCTAATATTCAAAAATTACTGGCAGAGGAGTATACAGAAGCATTTGCTTACGACAAAGCAGTGGAAGCTTATAAAAAAGCTATTGCTTTACAAAAGATTCTGCTGGCGAATAATGAAATACAAGGAGAATTACTGTTTAATTTAGCAATGGTATATCATCGAAATCAGCAATTCGATAATTCCCTGGCTCTCTTCCAAAATTGTAAATTAATTTCTACCGAAGAAAATTATGGTGTTATTTACCACGGGATAGGAGTGGTTTACGCAGAGCAAAGGAGCTGGTCATTAGCTCTACTAAACTATCGGCAAGCATTAAGTTGGAATAAAAAAGTTGGTAAACTCCAAGGGCTAGGAACTACCCATTTTCAGATAGGGATTCTTTACGTGGAGCAGGAAGAATGGGTGCTAGCGCTGTACCATTATCGTAAATCCATAACTCTAGACCAGGAAAGTGGCAACGAATATATGAGGGGCAGTACTTATAGTCAGATAGGTAAAGTATATGCAAAGCAGTATCAATGGGGCTTAGCATTAGAAAACTTTAAACAAGCAGTACTTTGGAAGCAAGAGCATGGAAGTGAATTTTCTGTAGGTATTACGTATTATCAAATAGGTCAGGCGTATCAGGAGCAAGGAGAAAGTAACTTAGCGTTAAAGGCTTATCAAGATGCGCTCGAATGGGACACGAAAACGGGTAATGATATACAGTTGGGTACTATTTGCTTTCAAATAGGAACTGTGTATGAGCTGCAAGAGAAGTTTAGTGAAGCGCAAGAATGGTATGAAAAGGCTATGATAAATTTGGCTCGTTATGACCATCCTGCCCATCCTATCGCGGCGGCTGCGCTAGGTCGCGTGTGGGAGGCGCAGGATTAA
- a CDS encoding DUF2071 domain-containing protein, which yields MKIPTLHGIIDRRILINFTADPADVARLVPAPFRPKLYRGRAVVGICLIRLQHIKPKGWPDFVGVASENGAHRIAVEWDEGGQVREGVYVPRRDTSSRLNAWVGGRLFSSKHFLAKFNVVETGKDYHVDFTSSDGTHLAIDAQAAPAFAPDSIFGTLENVSDFLEKGAVGYSPNGAV from the coding sequence ATGAAAATTCCGACGCTGCACGGTATCATCGACCGGCGCATCCTTATCAACTTCACCGCCGACCCGGCCGATGTGGCCCGGCTGGTGCCCGCGCCGTTTCGCCCCAAGCTCTACCGGGGGCGGGCCGTGGTGGGCATTTGCCTGATTCGCCTCCAACACATCAAGCCCAAAGGCTGGCCCGATTTCGTGGGGGTAGCGTCCGAAAACGGCGCTCACCGCATTGCCGTGGAGTGGGACGAGGGCGGCCAGGTGCGGGAAGGCGTGTACGTGCCGCGGCGCGACACCTCTTCGCGGCTGAATGCCTGGGTAGGCGGGCGGTTATTTTCCAGCAAGCATTTTTTGGCCAAATTCAACGTGGTTGAAACCGGAAAAGACTACCATGTAGATTTTACCAGCTCCGACGGCACCCACCTCGCTATTGATGCGCAAGCTGCCCCGGCCTTCGCCCCCGATTCTATTTTCGGCACGTTGGAAAACGTCTCCGATTTTCTGGAGAAAGGCGCGGTCGGCTACTCGCCTAACGGCGCAGTTTGA